The Megalops cyprinoides isolate fMegCyp1 chromosome 19, fMegCyp1.pri, whole genome shotgun sequence genome has a window encoding:
- the LOC118794053 gene encoding rho GTPase-activating protein 44-like isoform X2, giving the protein MKKQFNRMRQLANQTVGRAEKTEVLSEDLLQVEKRLELVKQVSHSTHKRLTACLQGQQGAEVDKRSVKSPSKKLPLTTLAQCLLEGATVLGDDSLLGKMLKLCGDTEDRLAQELILFEFMIDRDVVEPLYVLAEVEIPNIQKQRRHLAKLVLDMDSARTRWQQSSKSSSHPSNPQQGGAKADHLREEMEEAANRMEICRDQLSADMYNFVAKEIDYANYFQTLIEVQAEYHRKSLEILQSVLPQIKAHQEAWVEKPSFGKPLEEHLTVSGREIAFPIEACVTMLLECGMQEEGLFRVAPSASKLKKLKASLDCGVLDVQEYSADPHAIAGALKSYLRELPEPLMTFDLYDEWIQASNIQDQDKRLQALLAACEKLPPDNSNNFRYLIKFLAKLTEYQDANKMTPGNIAIVLGPNLLWAQTEGNITEMMTTVSLQIVGIIEPIIQHADWFFPGDIEFNLTGNYGSPAHTNHNSNYSTTPSPDMDHADRKQHEQGRRPLSVATDNMMLEFYKKDGIRKIHSMGVRVMDTSWVSRRGSSTLARKASSTPPSVVAPAIPADSLIPEQPGELSASPSPTPPPTGGDRASSDDVSSHGSDSCYVYPSPGETRPPPPYPTSSCYPSSHHFYPKAPPCPRPVAPGPESVPPGDSPPPVRWAASSPPLPPPSSSPPPQLDINSNPKPSCLHLPKPGSLCDAPHVPPPETVKPPVLSRLDPSLGTPPNLPPSAPPPWGACACIRDRGPRLTSSLKSKELSPMVGHKGIQVPAPTVPPASCPQNSSQGQPTEQSPHSLRKVSKKLAPIPPKVPYGQSGGVSDQSTGHPSPVSLSPTPPSTPSPYGLGCPQGYGAMSSPGQPPQGTAHSLSSPPSLTGTLTKSRPAPKPRQRPSLPPPQPPTAPGLSGTSPQPLDHTLLDSIPPGESMSTAV; this is encoded by the exons ggcagagaaaacagaagtACTGAGTGAGGACCTTCTGCAG GTGGAGAAGCGCCTGGAGCTGGTCAAGCAGGTCTCCCACAGCACTCACAAGAGGCTGACTGCCTGCCtgcagggccagcagggggcagaagTGGACAAGAGATCTGTCAAATCACCCTCG aaaaAGCTGCCCCTGACCACACTGGCTCAGTGTCTGCTGGAGGGGGCCACCGTGCTGGGGGACGATTCTCTGCTGGG GAAGATGCTGAAGCTGTGTGGAGACACGGAGGACAGACTGGCTCAGGAGCTCATCCTCTTCGAGTTCATGATCGACCGAGACGTGGTCGAACCGCTCTACGTGCTGGCCGAG GTGGAGATCCCCAACATCCAGAAACAGAGGAGACATTTAGCAAAGCTTGTCCTGGACATGGATTCAGCTCGGACTCG GTGGCAGCAGTCATCCAAGTCCTCGAGCCATCCCAGTAACCCTCAGCAGGGCGGGGCCAAGGCCGACCACCTcagggaggagatggaggaggcaGCCAATCGGATGGAGATCTGCAGG GATCAATTATCAGCGGATATGTATAATTTTGTGGCCAAAGAAATAGACTATGCAAACTACTTTCAGACG ctaATAGAGGTACAGGCAGAGTATCACAGAAAGTCTCTGGAGATACTGCAGAGTGTCCTGCCCCAGATCAAAGCTCACCAGG aGGCCTGGGTGGAGAAGCCTTCGTTTGGGAAGCCGCTGGAGGAGCACCTGACGGTGAGCGGTCGGGAGATCGCCTTCCCCATCGAGGCCTGCGTGACCATGCTGCTGGAGTGTGGCATGCAGGAGGAG GGCCTGTTCAGGGTGGCTCCCTCGGCCTCTAAGCTGAAGAAGCTCAAAGCTTCGCTGGACTGCGGAGTTCTGGACGTGCAGGAGTACTCTGCTGACCCACATGCCATTGCAG ggGCACTGAAGTCCTACCTACGTGAACTCCCAGAGCCTctgatgacctttgacctttacgACGAGTGGATCCAGGCATCCAA TATTCAGGATCAGGATAAGAGACTGCAGGCTTTGCTGGCTGCATGTGAAAAGCTTCCCCcagacaacagcaacaacttcAG aTATTTGATCAAATTTCTGGCCAAGCTGACGGAGTACCAGGACGCCAATAAGATGACGCCGGGTAACATCGCCATCGTGTTGGGGCCCAACCTCCTCTGGGCTCAGACTGAAGG gaACATCACTGAGATGATGACCACTGTGTCCCTGCAGATTGTGGGCATCATAGAGCCCATCATCCAGCATGCAGACTGGTTCTTCCCTGgag ACATCGAGTTCAACCTGACAGGGAACTACGGCAGCCCCGCCCACACCAACCACAACTCCAACTACAGCACCACGCCCTCCCCCGACATGGACCACGCCGATCGCAAGCAGCACGAGCAGGGCCGGCGCCCGCTCAGCGTCGCCACCGACAACATGATGCTGGAGTTCTACAAGAAGGACGG caTTAGGAAGATACACAG CATGGGGGTGAGAGTGATGGACACATCCTGGGTCTCGCGAAGGGGCTCGTCCACCCTGGCCCGCAAGGCGTCCTCCACCCCCCCGAGCGTGGTGGCCCCCGCCATTCCCGCCGACTCGCTCATCCCCGAGCAGCCGGGCGAGCTGtccgcctccccctcccccacaccccctcccacaggTGGGGACCGGGCCAG CTCGGATGATGTCTCGTCCCATGGATCGGACTCCTGTTACGTATATCCGTCCCCAGGGGAGACCAGGCCTCCGCCCCCTtaccccacctcctcctgctaCCCCTCCTCCCACCATTTTTACCCCAAAGCCCCGCCCTGCCCGCGCCCCGTAGCCCCCGGTCCTGAGTCCGTGCCCCCCGGCGACTCCCCGCCGCCAGTCCGCTGGGCCGCCTCCAGCccgcccctcccacccccgtcctcctcgcccCCTCCACAGCTGGACATCAACTCCAACCCCAAGCCCAGCTGCCTGCACCTGCCCAAACCCGGCTCCCTCTGCGACGCGCCGCACGTGCCCCCGCCCGAAACCGTCAAACCCCCCGTGCTCAGCAGGCTTGACCCGTCCCTCGGGACCCCCCCTAACCtgcccccctccgcccccccacccTGGGGAGCCTGTGCCTGTATCCGAGACAGAGGACCCAGGCTGACGAG CTCTTTGAAGAGTAAGGAGCTCTCTCCTATGGTTGGGCACAAGGGCATCCAGGTTCCGGCACCCACAGTGCCCCCTGCCAGCTGtccacaaaacagcagccagggaCAACCCACTGAGCAAAGCCCTCACTCCCTGCGCAAAG tATCTAAGAAGCTGGCCCCCATCCCTCCCAAAGTTCCATACGGGCAGTCGGGGGGCGTCTCGGACCAGTCCACGGGTCACCCGTCGCCCGTCAgcctgtcccccaccccccctagCACGCCCTCCCCGTACGGACTCGGCTGTCCCCAGGGCTACGGTGCCATGTCCTCGCCGGGGCAGCCCCCCCAGGGGACAGCCCACTCCCTGTCCTCCCCGCCCTCGCTGACGGGGACGCTCACCAAATCCCGCCCCGCCCCCAAACCCAGACAGCGGCCCAGCCTGCCCCCGCCCCAGCCTCCCACCGCCCCGGGCCTCTCCGGCaccagcccccagcccctggACCACACCCTGCTGGACTCCATACCCCCCGGAGAGAGCATGTCTACAG cagtgtga
- the LOC118794053 gene encoding rho GTPase-activating protein 44-like isoform X1 has translation MKKQFNRMRQLANQTVGRAEKTEVLSEDLLQVEKRLELVKQVSHSTHKRLTACLQGQQGAEVDKRSVKSPSKKLPLTTLAQCLLEGATVLGDDSLLGKMLKLCGDTEDRLAQELILFEFMIDRDVVEPLYVLAEVEIPNIQKQRRHLAKLVLDMDSARTRWQQSSKSSSHPSNPQQGGAKADHLREEMEEAANRMEICRDQLSADMYNFVAKEIDYANYFQTLIEVQAEYHRKSLEILQSVLPQIKAHQEAWVEKPSFGKPLEEHLTVSGREIAFPIEACVTMLLECGMQEEGLFRVAPSASKLKKLKASLDCGVLDVQEYSADPHAIAGALKSYLRELPEPLMTFDLYDEWIQASNIQDQDKRLQALLAACEKLPPDNSNNFRYLIKFLAKLTEYQDANKMTPGNIAIVLGPNLLWAQTEGNITEMMTTVSLQIVGIIEPIIQHADWFFPGDIEFNLTGNYGSPAHTNHNSNYSTTPSPDMDHADRKQHEQGRRPLSVATDNMMLEFYKKDGIRKIHSMGVRVMDTSWVSRRGSSTLARKASSTPPSVVAPAIPADSLIPEQPGELSASPSPTPPPTGGDRASSDDVSSHGSDSCYVYPSPGETRPPPPYPTSSCYPSSHHFYPKAPPCPRPVAPGPESVPPGDSPPPVRWAASSPPLPPPSSSPPPQLDINSNPKPSCLHLPKPGSLCDAPHVPPPETVKPPVLSRLDPSLGTPPNLPPSAPPPWGACACIRDRGPRLTSSLKSKELSPMVGHKGIQVPAPTVPPASCPQNSSQGQPTEQSPHSLRKVSKKLAPIPPKVPYGQSGGVSDQSTGHPSPVSLSPTPPSTPSPYGLGCPQGYGAMSSPGQPPQGTAHSLSSPPSLTGTLTKSRPAPKPRQRPSLPPPQPPTAPGLSGTSPQPLDHTLLDSIPPGESMSTAADIFSLEIPTINVDLDSLLDEFRVAPCRNSVEVTDAPVGKTEPEEESENTLL, from the exons ggcagagaaaacagaagtACTGAGTGAGGACCTTCTGCAG GTGGAGAAGCGCCTGGAGCTGGTCAAGCAGGTCTCCCACAGCACTCACAAGAGGCTGACTGCCTGCCtgcagggccagcagggggcagaagTGGACAAGAGATCTGTCAAATCACCCTCG aaaaAGCTGCCCCTGACCACACTGGCTCAGTGTCTGCTGGAGGGGGCCACCGTGCTGGGGGACGATTCTCTGCTGGG GAAGATGCTGAAGCTGTGTGGAGACACGGAGGACAGACTGGCTCAGGAGCTCATCCTCTTCGAGTTCATGATCGACCGAGACGTGGTCGAACCGCTCTACGTGCTGGCCGAG GTGGAGATCCCCAACATCCAGAAACAGAGGAGACATTTAGCAAAGCTTGTCCTGGACATGGATTCAGCTCGGACTCG GTGGCAGCAGTCATCCAAGTCCTCGAGCCATCCCAGTAACCCTCAGCAGGGCGGGGCCAAGGCCGACCACCTcagggaggagatggaggaggcaGCCAATCGGATGGAGATCTGCAGG GATCAATTATCAGCGGATATGTATAATTTTGTGGCCAAAGAAATAGACTATGCAAACTACTTTCAGACG ctaATAGAGGTACAGGCAGAGTATCACAGAAAGTCTCTGGAGATACTGCAGAGTGTCCTGCCCCAGATCAAAGCTCACCAGG aGGCCTGGGTGGAGAAGCCTTCGTTTGGGAAGCCGCTGGAGGAGCACCTGACGGTGAGCGGTCGGGAGATCGCCTTCCCCATCGAGGCCTGCGTGACCATGCTGCTGGAGTGTGGCATGCAGGAGGAG GGCCTGTTCAGGGTGGCTCCCTCGGCCTCTAAGCTGAAGAAGCTCAAAGCTTCGCTGGACTGCGGAGTTCTGGACGTGCAGGAGTACTCTGCTGACCCACATGCCATTGCAG ggGCACTGAAGTCCTACCTACGTGAACTCCCAGAGCCTctgatgacctttgacctttacgACGAGTGGATCCAGGCATCCAA TATTCAGGATCAGGATAAGAGACTGCAGGCTTTGCTGGCTGCATGTGAAAAGCTTCCCCcagacaacagcaacaacttcAG aTATTTGATCAAATTTCTGGCCAAGCTGACGGAGTACCAGGACGCCAATAAGATGACGCCGGGTAACATCGCCATCGTGTTGGGGCCCAACCTCCTCTGGGCTCAGACTGAAGG gaACATCACTGAGATGATGACCACTGTGTCCCTGCAGATTGTGGGCATCATAGAGCCCATCATCCAGCATGCAGACTGGTTCTTCCCTGgag ACATCGAGTTCAACCTGACAGGGAACTACGGCAGCCCCGCCCACACCAACCACAACTCCAACTACAGCACCACGCCCTCCCCCGACATGGACCACGCCGATCGCAAGCAGCACGAGCAGGGCCGGCGCCCGCTCAGCGTCGCCACCGACAACATGATGCTGGAGTTCTACAAGAAGGACGG caTTAGGAAGATACACAG CATGGGGGTGAGAGTGATGGACACATCCTGGGTCTCGCGAAGGGGCTCGTCCACCCTGGCCCGCAAGGCGTCCTCCACCCCCCCGAGCGTGGTGGCCCCCGCCATTCCCGCCGACTCGCTCATCCCCGAGCAGCCGGGCGAGCTGtccgcctccccctcccccacaccccctcccacaggTGGGGACCGGGCCAG CTCGGATGATGTCTCGTCCCATGGATCGGACTCCTGTTACGTATATCCGTCCCCAGGGGAGACCAGGCCTCCGCCCCCTtaccccacctcctcctgctaCCCCTCCTCCCACCATTTTTACCCCAAAGCCCCGCCCTGCCCGCGCCCCGTAGCCCCCGGTCCTGAGTCCGTGCCCCCCGGCGACTCCCCGCCGCCAGTCCGCTGGGCCGCCTCCAGCccgcccctcccacccccgtcctcctcgcccCCTCCACAGCTGGACATCAACTCCAACCCCAAGCCCAGCTGCCTGCACCTGCCCAAACCCGGCTCCCTCTGCGACGCGCCGCACGTGCCCCCGCCCGAAACCGTCAAACCCCCCGTGCTCAGCAGGCTTGACCCGTCCCTCGGGACCCCCCCTAACCtgcccccctccgcccccccacccTGGGGAGCCTGTGCCTGTATCCGAGACAGAGGACCCAGGCTGACGAG CTCTTTGAAGAGTAAGGAGCTCTCTCCTATGGTTGGGCACAAGGGCATCCAGGTTCCGGCACCCACAGTGCCCCCTGCCAGCTGtccacaaaacagcagccagggaCAACCCACTGAGCAAAGCCCTCACTCCCTGCGCAAAG tATCTAAGAAGCTGGCCCCCATCCCTCCCAAAGTTCCATACGGGCAGTCGGGGGGCGTCTCGGACCAGTCCACGGGTCACCCGTCGCCCGTCAgcctgtcccccaccccccctagCACGCCCTCCCCGTACGGACTCGGCTGTCCCCAGGGCTACGGTGCCATGTCCTCGCCGGGGCAGCCCCCCCAGGGGACAGCCCACTCCCTGTCCTCCCCGCCCTCGCTGACGGGGACGCTCACCAAATCCCGCCCCGCCCCCAAACCCAGACAGCGGCCCAGCCTGCCCCCGCCCCAGCCTCCCACCGCCCCGGGCCTCTCCGGCaccagcccccagcccctggACCACACCCTGCTGGACTCCATACCCCCCGGAGAGAGCATGTCTACAG CAGCAGATATCTTTAGTCTGGAAATACCCACCATCAATGTTGACTTAGACAGCCTCCTCGATGAGTTCAGggtcgccccctgcaggaatTCTGTGGAAGTGACGGATGCACCAGTGGGCAAGACTGAGCCTGAGGAGGAGTCTGAGAACACGTTACTATGA